A window of the Alkalidesulfovibrio alkalitolerans DSM 16529 genome harbors these coding sequences:
- the dksA gene encoding RNA polymerase-binding protein DksA, whose protein sequence is MRQEDIDYFRVLLKDMLDDILKAGEETLEDMTDSPENYADPADRATAESDRSFTLRLRDRERKLIRKIQEALQRIDDGTYGICEDCEEEIGVPRLKARPVTTLCIKCKSKREQEEDQRGE, encoded by the coding sequence ATGCGGCAGGAAGACATCGATTATTTCCGGGTTCTGCTCAAGGACATGCTGGACGACATCCTCAAGGCGGGCGAAGAGACGCTGGAGGATATGACCGACAGCCCCGAGAACTACGCCGACCCGGCGGACAGGGCCACGGCCGAGTCCGACCGTTCCTTTACCTTGAGGCTCCGCGATCGCGAGCGCAAGCTGATCCGCAAGATCCAGGAAGCGCTGCAGCGCATCGACGACGGCACCTATGGCATTTGCGAGGACTGCGAGGAGGAGATCGGGGTGCCCAGGCTCAAGGCCCGTCCTGTGACCACGCTGTGCATCAAGTGCAAGAGCAAGCGCGAGCAGGAAGAGGATCAGCGCGGCGAGTAG
- a CDS encoding NFACT RNA binding domain-containing protein, with protein MDAVFFRAFAACLAPRLTGARCGKVFEPAKGCFVFALKKEGEAFFLLFHPHKARGLFCLTPAKPPMPHDPGAFAMWLRKRVTGSRVVECRADWPSLSFALVLAGRGALVLDLRQGARHVDVLPEDFGRPPPWPSLDAVLGDEDIWREFPHVSPGLRRHLGGLPRVEAVLELERLAAGECGEFWTMPEGHAPVCWPLCSPAAVRREDALLAARSVAEPRFYEMLSTDASEASQREKAAGKRRDRLLKLLARDEERLVGLLVSQRAAEALQANLSALRSRVDGAQPERLTLAHPDGGLVEVEIDPRLGAAGTMQALFSRAAKGRRGLAHVARRRQEVLREYETAFTDIVPTAREADGNDASDVGPAGPGSSLEKPAQTLPKRFQGLAIKVFVTTDGFLAVRGKSAAANHGLVTRAARPHDLWLHVKDAAGAHVVIVRDHPGQEVPERSLLEAASLAALSSPLRDAAWADVLLAEARAVRTIKGAAKGLVRLDKPDRVLRVRLDKELEDRLAVQ; from the coding sequence GTGGACGCGGTCTTCTTTAGGGCGTTTGCGGCCTGCCTCGCGCCTCGGCTGACCGGGGCTCGCTGCGGCAAGGTCTTCGAGCCCGCCAAGGGCTGTTTCGTTTTCGCCCTCAAGAAGGAGGGCGAAGCGTTTTTTCTGCTTTTCCATCCCCACAAGGCGCGGGGCCTTTTCTGCCTGACCCCGGCCAAACCTCCCATGCCCCATGATCCCGGAGCGTTTGCCATGTGGCTGCGCAAGCGCGTCACGGGTTCGCGCGTGGTCGAATGCAGGGCGGACTGGCCCTCGCTCTCGTTTGCTCTCGTGCTTGCGGGACGCGGCGCACTGGTGCTCGATCTGAGACAAGGCGCGCGCCATGTGGACGTCCTGCCCGAGGACTTTGGCCGCCCGCCCCCCTGGCCGTCTCTCGACGCCGTTTTGGGCGACGAAGATATCTGGCGCGAGTTTCCGCATGTCTCGCCGGGGCTTCGCCGCCATCTGGGGGGGCTGCCTCGCGTTGAGGCCGTGCTCGAACTGGAAAGGCTTGCGGCGGGCGAGTGCGGCGAATTCTGGACAATGCCCGAGGGCCACGCCCCGGTCTGCTGGCCGCTTTGCTCGCCCGCGGCCGTGCGGCGCGAGGACGCGCTCTTGGCGGCACGAAGCGTTGCGGAGCCCAGGTTCTACGAGATGTTGAGCACAGACGCCTCCGAGGCGTCGCAGCGGGAAAAGGCTGCTGGGAAGCGCCGCGACCGCTTGCTGAAGCTGCTTGCCCGCGACGAGGAGCGGCTGGTCGGGCTTTTGGTCTCGCAACGCGCCGCCGAGGCCTTACAGGCCAATCTTTCCGCGCTTCGCTCCCGCGTGGACGGAGCGCAGCCCGAGCGGCTTACACTCGCCCACCCCGACGGCGGCCTTGTGGAAGTCGAGATCGATCCGCGCCTGGGCGCGGCGGGCACCATGCAGGCGCTTTTTTCCCGTGCCGCCAAGGGCCGCAGAGGGCTTGCCCATGTCGCTCGCAGGCGGCAGGAGGTATTGCGCGAATACGAGACCGCCTTCACCGACATCGTGCCGACTGCCCGCGAGGCGGACGGGAACGACGCGTCCGACGTGGGCCCGGCCGGTCCCGGATCGTCCCTGGAGAAACCCGCACAAACCCTCCCCAAGCGTTTTCAGGGGCTTGCGATCAAGGTCTTTGTGACCACGGACGGCTTTTTGGCGGTGCGCGGCAAGAGCGCGGCCGCGAACCACGGTCTGGTCACGCGCGCCGCTCGGCCCCACGACCTATGGCTGCACGTCAAGGACGCGGCCGGGGCGCACGTGGTGATCGTGCGCGACCATCCCGGCCAGGAAGTGCCCGAGCGAAGCCTGCTCGAAGCCGCCTCGCTGGCGGCGCTTTCCAGCCCCTTGCGGGACGCGGCCTGGGCAGACGTTCTGCTGGCCGAGGCGCGCGCCGTGCGCACGATCAAGGGTGCGGCCAAGGGCCTCGTGCGTCTGGACAAGCCCGACCGGGTTCTGCGCGTCCGGCTCGACAAGGAACTGGAGGATCGGCTTGCAGTCCAATGA
- a CDS encoding PhoH family protein, with amino-acid sequence MAEMTSRRLEFGDTRLAGELFGPHEMHLKRLSSLSGAAIHSRGSTLTLRARDKETLERVTRVLADLYERVKSGRSVTERDVDDEYGREADEESTPAGTRESPGEKPGVWRVSKKKTVAAKSPGQKEYLDAIAEADMVFGIGPAGTGKTYLAVAMAVAALSERRIKRLVLTRPAVEAGEKLGFLPGDMVEKVNPYLRPLYDALNDMLDFERVQEMLAKGSIEIAPLAFMRGRTLNDSFIILDEAQNTTPEQMKMFLTRLGFNSKAVITGDVTQIDLPGASASGLIHARRVLDGVEGIRFVTFEENDVIRHPLVGRIVKAYDRHSQTKETRR; translated from the coding sequence ATGGCCGAAATGACCAGCCGTCGCCTGGAGTTCGGCGACACACGGCTGGCGGGCGAACTCTTCGGCCCGCACGAAATGCACCTGAAGCGTCTGAGCAGCCTTTCCGGCGCGGCCATCCACTCGCGTGGATCGACCCTGACCTTGCGCGCCAGGGACAAGGAAACCCTGGAGCGGGTCACGCGCGTCCTGGCCGACCTCTACGAGCGGGTCAAGTCGGGCCGCTCCGTTACGGAACGCGATGTGGACGATGAATACGGGCGCGAGGCGGACGAGGAATCCACTCCCGCCGGAACGCGGGAGTCCCCCGGCGAGAAGCCTGGTGTGTGGCGCGTCTCCAAGAAGAAGACCGTGGCCGCCAAGAGCCCAGGGCAAAAGGAATACCTCGACGCCATCGCCGAGGCCGACATGGTCTTCGGCATCGGCCCGGCGGGCACGGGCAAGACGTACCTGGCCGTGGCCATGGCCGTGGCCGCATTGTCCGAGCGGCGCATCAAGCGGCTGGTGCTGACCCGTCCCGCCGTGGAGGCTGGCGAGAAGCTCGGTTTTCTGCCTGGCGACATGGTGGAGAAGGTCAACCCCTATCTGCGGCCGTTGTACGACGCCTTGAACGACATGCTCGATTTCGAGCGCGTGCAGGAGATGCTCGCCAAGGGCAGCATTGAGATCGCCCCGCTGGCCTTCATGCGCGGCCGCACACTCAACGACTCGTTCATCATTCTGGACGAGGCCCAGAACACCACGCCCGAGCAGATGAAGATGTTTCTGACGCGTCTGGGATTCAACTCCAAGGCCGTGATCACCGGCGACGTGACCCAGATCGACCTTCCCGGCGCCTCGGCCTCGGGTCTCATCCATGCCCGGCGCGTGCTCGACGGGGTGGAGGGCATCCGCTTCGTCACCTTCGAGGAGAACGACGTCATCCGCCATCCTTTGGTGGGGAGAATCGTGAAAGCCTATGACCGGCACTCGCAAACAAAAGAAACCCGGCGCTAA
- a CDS encoding HD family phosphohydrolase, with product MTGTRKQKKPGANGHSRKAATAAAPLPRVGLAALVLSLVVLGLLAGLNVERKLAIFVAGDVASGDVTATRDLLIEDTESTERKRRQIGDLQPPVFDLDVTVASRIEQQVIEIFNELGEADADDLERVRWQISEELNAEIPLSTLRMWRMSDFQGLVVESVLPWLTERLSGGVARDRQALSTYAGGIIVRDASTDEERLLTSVSEIDELAGLRENLNVFLNRELQKPLRVRQAVLALIDPLLTPTLAYNTEETTLRKRGVMAMVEPVYTQVKKGEIIVRQGERVTREQQIKLQALMSQHSEYFDSAKAGGLFLIGLMLVLGMYLVQVHDRGRVPSDRDGALLAVILLLFGGGAKLLFALQGPLSAGIVFMDVPGDLFPILLPVSGATGVLALFFPFGMCFFAVLLLAFICGLLGGGDLSLFAFYFATALFAVIFIKRAQTRSELLRCIFPLFGATILTWAGVSLMDFRGYSFVAEGVVAATANVLLALITVLSLSAIVEMVFGYTSRFKLLELMSLEQPLLQELMVSAPGTYHHSLVVSNMVEAGARAIGCNAILARVSALYHDVGKIKNPQYFIENQFGQANKHDKLAPSMSALVLTAHVKKGMELAREHKLGQEITDIIQQHHGTSLIAYFHKKAQEQAEARGEDMPREEEYRYPGPKPQTKEAGLVMLADAIEASSRTLNEPTPSRVKNHIDSIVRSIFTEGQLDESELTLKDLHLISEAFQRVLTGIFHQRIDYPDKDKAEAKGGEQRQREKPEHAVRSGEQARQEPGLKVVK from the coding sequence ATGACCGGCACTCGCAAACAAAAGAAACCCGGCGCTAACGGGCATTCCCGCAAGGCTGCCACGGCCGCCGCTCCGCTCCCCAGGGTCGGCCTCGCGGCGCTCGTCCTTTCGCTGGTCGTGCTCGGCCTGCTGGCCGGGCTGAACGTGGAACGCAAGCTGGCCATTTTTGTGGCCGGAGACGTGGCCAGCGGCGACGTCACGGCCACCCGCGACCTGCTCATCGAGGACACCGAATCCACCGAGCGCAAGCGCCGCCAGATCGGTGATCTCCAGCCTCCGGTTTTCGACCTCGACGTGACCGTAGCCTCGCGTATCGAACAGCAGGTCATCGAAATATTCAACGAACTCGGCGAGGCCGACGCCGACGACCTGGAGCGGGTCCGCTGGCAGATATCCGAGGAACTGAACGCCGAGATTCCGTTGAGCACGCTACGCATGTGGCGTATGTCCGACTTCCAGGGACTGGTCGTGGAGTCGGTCCTACCTTGGCTAACGGAACGACTGTCGGGCGGCGTGGCCCGCGACAGGCAGGCGCTCTCGACCTATGCGGGTGGGATCATCGTGCGCGACGCCTCCACCGACGAGGAGCGTCTGCTGACCAGCGTCAGTGAGATCGACGAACTCGCCGGGCTGCGCGAGAACCTGAACGTCTTTTTGAACCGCGAGTTGCAAAAGCCGCTTCGCGTGCGCCAGGCCGTGCTGGCCCTCATCGATCCCCTGCTGACGCCGACTCTGGCCTACAACACCGAGGAGACCACCCTGCGCAAACGCGGGGTCATGGCCATGGTCGAGCCGGTCTACACCCAGGTGAAGAAGGGCGAGATCATCGTCCGCCAGGGCGAGCGCGTCACCCGGGAACAGCAAATCAAGCTGCAGGCGCTCATGAGCCAGCACTCGGAATATTTCGACTCGGCCAAGGCAGGTGGCTTGTTCCTCATCGGGCTCATGCTCGTGCTGGGCATGTATCTCGTACAGGTGCATGATCGGGGGCGCGTTCCCTCGGATCGCGACGGAGCGCTTCTGGCCGTGATCCTGCTGCTTTTCGGCGGCGGCGCCAAACTTCTTTTTGCTCTTCAGGGACCGCTGTCCGCAGGCATCGTCTTCATGGACGTGCCCGGTGACCTTTTCCCCATCCTGCTGCCCGTTTCCGGCGCGACCGGCGTGCTGGCCCTGTTCTTCCCCTTCGGCATGTGCTTCTTCGCCGTGCTCCTGCTCGCCTTCATCTGCGGCCTGCTCGGCGGTGGCGATCTCTCGCTCTTTGCCTTCTATTTCGCCACTGCTCTATTCGCGGTCATCTTCATCAAGCGCGCTCAGACCCGCTCCGAGCTGCTGCGCTGTATCTTCCCGCTCTTCGGGGCCACCATTCTGACTTGGGCGGGCGTGAGCCTGATGGACTTCAGGGGCTACTCCTTCGTGGCCGAAGGCGTGGTCGCGGCCACGGCCAACGTTCTTTTGGCTCTCATCACCGTGCTCTCTCTCTCTGCCATCGTGGAGATGGTCTTCGGATACACCTCCCGCTTCAAGCTGCTCGAACTCATGAGCCTGGAGCAACCGCTCCTCCAGGAACTCATGGTCAGCGCGCCCGGTACCTACCACCATTCCCTGGTCGTCTCGAACATGGTCGAGGCCGGGGCGCGGGCCATCGGCTGCAACGCCATCCTGGCCAGGGTCTCGGCGCTCTACCACGACGTGGGCAAGATCAAGAACCCGCAGTATTTCATCGAGAACCAGTTCGGACAGGCCAACAAGCACGACAAGCTGGCCCCATCCATGTCCGCCCTGGTGCTCACGGCTCACGTCAAAAAGGGAATGGAACTGGCGCGCGAGCACAAGCTCGGCCAGGAGATAACGGACATCATCCAGCAGCACCACGGCACCTCCCTCATCGCCTATTTCCACAAGAAGGCGCAGGAGCAGGCCGAGGCGCGCGGCGAGGACATGCCCCGCGAGGAGGAGTACCGTTATCCCGGGCCCAAGCCGCAGACCAAGGAGGCCGGTCTGGTCATGCTGGCCGACGCCATCGAGGCGTCGAGCCGCACCCTGAACGAGCCCACTCCCTCGCGCGTCAAGAACCACATCGACTCCATCGTGCGCTCCATCTTCACCGAGGGACAGCTCGACGAATCCGAACTGACGCTGAAGGATCTGCACCTCATCTCCGAGGCGTTCCAGCGCGTGTTGACCGGCATCTTCCACCAGCGCATCGACTACCCCGACAAGGACAAGGCCGAGGCCAAGGGTGGCGAGCAGCGGCAAAGGGAGAAGCCCGAACACGCAGTGAGGTCCGGGGAACAGGCGCGCCAGGAACCTGGTCTCAA